Proteins from one Oscillospiraceae bacterium genomic window:
- a CDS encoding GNAT family N-acetyltransferase: MIETERLIIRKLVETDLPEYERTLNDAMLSFMGPKEFLNWFISQYAEMDIQNSIICFGMFDKTTGVLLGTVGAGRHDDLHEPEIFYALLPESRGKGFATEATKAVIDWVFEHYKIPYLIATAGIDNIKSQKVLERCGFQFISVKNLLVHIKDKKYDFKYYRYYPTK, translated from the coding sequence ATGATTGAAACAGAGCGATTAATTATTAGAAAATTAGTTGAAACTGATTTGCCAGAATATGAAAGAACCCTAAATGATGCTATGCTTTCTTTTATGGGACCAAAAGAATTTTTAAACTGGTTTATCTCACAATATGCAGAAATGGACATTCAAAATAGCATAATTTGTTTTGGCATGTTTGACAAAACAACAGGGGTTTTACTTGGCACTGTTGGTGCAGGCAGACATGACGATTTGCACGAACCTGAAATATTCTATGCACTGCTTCCAGAAAGTAGAGGCAAAGGATTTGCGACTGAAGCTACAAAGGCAGTAATCGACTGGGTATTTGAACATTATAAAATACCATATCTTATCGCAACTGCCGGTATAGATAATATTAAATCTCAAAAAGTTTTGGAACGTTGTGGCTTTCAATTTATTAGCGTTAAAAATTTATTAGTTCACATTAAAGATAAAAAATACGACTTCAAATATTACAGATACTACCCTACCAAATAA
- a CDS encoding ATP-binding cassette domain-containing protein, which produces MNIIEVKGLKKSYGSVNAVRELTFGVEQGSLFAFLGPNGAGKSTTIDILCTLLKPDEGEVNINGYRLGIDDGKIRSSIGVVFQESLLDKLLSVKENLFTRGGFYGLSSSQLRERVNKAAAASDVTEFIDHRYGKLSGGQRRRADIARALINSPKILFLDEPTTGLDPQTRKSVWNTIRQLQKKEGVTVFLTTHYMEEAEVADYVVIINEGVISAHGTPVTLKRSYGKNILRLYTSEREALSRLLEGNKELLFTEDCAVLTLDDGSFSALPIIDKCRNYISGFEVIYPSMDDVFISVTGKEIKE; this is translated from the coding sequence TTGAATATTATTGAGGTTAAAGGATTAAAAAAAAGCTACGGCTCCGTTAATGCGGTGCGGGAGTTAACCTTTGGAGTTGAACAGGGCAGCCTTTTCGCTTTTCTCGGGCCGAACGGAGCCGGGAAATCCACAACCATCGATATCCTATGTACATTGTTGAAGCCCGACGAGGGCGAAGTTAATATTAATGGATACAGGTTGGGGATTGATGACGGGAAAATACGCTCATCGATCGGAGTAGTATTTCAAGAAAGTTTACTGGATAAGCTGTTATCTGTAAAAGAGAATTTGTTCACGCGGGGCGGTTTTTACGGTTTATCATCAAGTCAGCTCCGTGAAAGAGTGAATAAAGCTGCTGCCGCTTCAGATGTGACAGAATTTATTGACCACAGGTATGGAAAGCTGTCAGGGGGACAGCGGCGAAGAGCGGACATTGCGCGTGCTCTTATAAACAGCCCAAAGATTCTTTTTTTAGACGAGCCAACAACCGGATTAGATCCGCAAACAAGAAAAAGCGTTTGGAATACCATCCGTCAGCTTCAAAAGAAGGAAGGTGTAACTGTATTTTTGACTACTCATTATATGGAAGAAGCAGAAGTGGCGGATTATGTTGTTATAATAAATGAAGGGGTGATTTCGGCGCATGGAACTCCCGTTACACTCAAGCGCAGCTATGGCAAAAATATATTGCGTCTTTATACATCTGAAAGGGAAGCGCTCTCCCGTCTTCTTGAAGGAAACAAGGAGCTTCTGTTTACGGAAGATTGCGCTGTACTTACTTTAGACGACGGCTCATTTTCCGCATTGCCTATTATCGACAAATGCAGGAATTATATAAGCGGCTTTGAGGTAATATATCCTAGCATGGATGATGTTTTTATATCAGTAACAGGCAAGGAGATAAAAGAATGA
- a CDS encoding ABC transporter permease, translated as MIQITIRNLKLFFRDKTAVFFSLLGVIIIIGLYALFLGDIVTSGMNDLPDVRFLMDSWIMSGVLAVTSITTTMGAFGIMIEDRYNKLIKDFTSSPVSRASLAGGYILSAYVIGVILSIITLVLFQIYIGRFLSLAVLIKVLGLILLSVLASSSMVFFLTCFIKSQNAFGTASTILGTLIGFMTGIYIPIGQLPEAVQTVIRFFPVSHAAVLFRKIILEEPIYNSFKNAPVEYKNNFIDIMGINFKYGDYSFPAVGSIIVLAATAILFYTLSIWILSRKSKR; from the coding sequence ATGATACAGATAACAATCAGAAATTTAAAGCTGTTCTTCCGTGATAAAACCGCTGTTTTTTTCTCTTTGCTTGGTGTAATTATTATAATCGGTTTATATGCGTTGTTTCTGGGAGATATAGTAACCAGCGGGATGAATGATTTACCCGATGTCCGCTTTTTAATGGACAGCTGGATTATGTCCGGCGTGCTTGCGGTAACATCAATTACAACGACGATGGGCGCGTTTGGCATTATGATCGAAGACCGGTACAACAAGCTCATAAAGGATTTTACTTCATCCCCTGTATCGAGAGCATCTCTTGCGGGAGGATACATACTTAGCGCGTATGTTATCGGCGTAATATTAAGTATAATTACATTGGTACTTTTTCAAATATATATCGGTCGTTTTTTATCTTTGGCAGTACTTATTAAGGTGTTAGGCCTTATATTGCTGTCTGTTCTTGCGAGCAGCTCCATGGTGTTTTTCTTGACTTGCTTTATTAAAAGCCAGAATGCCTTCGGCACAGCAAGTACGATTTTAGGAACGCTTATAGGCTTCATGACGGGAATTTATATCCCAATTGGTCAGCTGCCCGAAGCTGTTCAGACTGTAATACGATTTTTTCCTGTTTCACATGCCGCTGTGCTTTTCCGTAAGATCATTCTTGAAGAACCAATTTATAATTCTTTCAAAAACGCACCTGTTGAATACAAGAACAATTTCATAGATATAATGGGAATTAACTTTAAATACGGTGATTACAGTTTTCCCGCTGTCGGAAGTATTATCGTGCTTGCCGCAACCGCCATATTGTTTTATACTCTCTCAATATGGATTCTATCCAGAAAGAGTAAACGATAA
- a CDS encoding RNA polymerase sigma factor: protein MNGEYLYRKYLSGDKSAFDEIVELYRDNLIFFINRYTHNLDTSEDISQDSFMELLLNPTKFDFRVSLKTYLFTVGRNKALNHIKKQDRMFCSDNIDLSLKSDSYISFENEILASEDKKALHNSIDKLRDDYSTVLHLIYFEEMSYAQAGAVMNKSRKQVENLVMRARTTLRILLEKEGYSK, encoded by the coding sequence GTGAACGGAGAATATTTATATCGCAAATATTTGTCCGGAGATAAATCGGCTTTTGATGAAATCGTCGAGCTGTATCGCGATAATTTAATATTCTTTATAAACCGTTACACTCATAATCTCGACACTTCCGAAGATATTTCACAGGATTCTTTTATGGAGCTATTGCTAAATCCCACAAAATTTGACTTCCGAGTGTCTTTAAAAACATATCTTTTCACTGTCGGGCGAAATAAAGCGCTGAATCATATAAAAAAGCAAGATCGAATGTTTTGTTCGGACAATATTGATCTTTCATTAAAATCTGATTCTTACATATCATTCGAAAATGAAATATTGGCAAGCGAAGACAAAAAGGCGCTTCATAATTCTATCGATAAACTGCGCGACGATTATTCCACTGTTTTGCATTTGATATATTTCGAGGAAATGTCATATGCGCAAGCCGGAGCCGTAATGAATAAATCACGCAAACAAGTCGAAAACCTTGTTATGCGAGCCAGAACAACTCTCAGGATTCTGCTTGAAAAGGAGGGATACAGCAAATGA
- a CDS encoding SGNH/GDSL hydrolase family protein: MKILFQGDSITDAGRDRNDIHDMGGGYPKFTKDILQKQITNAEFINLGISGDRAESLMARWDSDCIAYSPDILTILIGINDTWHHADSRNWMLDSYFESCYRDILTKTRKNTNAKIIIMEQFLLSVPDKNFFREDLDPKIQITRTLAREFADIFIPLDGIFAASSVKYPPTHWADDGVHPTEYGAKIIADYLSKAIIEAAASI, from the coding sequence ATGAAGATATTATTTCAAGGCGACAGTATTACCGACGCGGGAAGAGACAGAAACGATATTCACGACATGGGCGGCGGATATCCTAAATTTACAAAAGATATTTTACAAAAGCAAATTACGAATGCGGAATTCATCAATCTCGGAATAAGCGGAGACAGAGCCGAATCGCTTATGGCAAGATGGGATTCGGACTGCATTGCATATTCGCCTGACATCCTGACAATTCTGATAGGTATAAACGATACATGGCATCACGCGGACAGCAGAAACTGGATGCTGGACAGCTATTTCGAAAGCTGTTATCGTGATATACTTACAAAGACAAGGAAGAACACAAACGCAAAAATAATAATTATGGAGCAGTTTCTGCTTTCGGTACCCGATAAGAATTTTTTCCGAGAGGATCTTGATCCGAAAATACAAATAACCCGTACCCTCGCAAGAGAATTTGCTGATATTTTCATTCCTCTCGACGGGATATTCGCCGCTTCCTCGGTAAAGTATCCTCCTACGCATTGGGCGGACGACGGTGTGCATCCGACTGAATACGGCGCGAAGATAATCGCAGATTATCTTTCTAAGGCAATTATAGAGGCCGCAGCTTCAATATAA
- a CDS encoding 30S ribosomal protein S1 has protein sequence MDNCFYPEGVLLKSPSNIKTIASQERLRQAVTEETILEARARMCDDSFRLIFDIGGRRGIMEPSESAFTQDGFPPKDIAIITRVAKPVSFVIKEIGTENGEPVYFLSRRRAQELCLDNYLDNLCDGDIVDARVTHFEPFGCFCDIGCGIVSLLGIDCISVSRISHPRDRFFIGEYIRAAVKCRDEILFGKRGRIALTHKELLGTWNENVSLFKAGETVPGIVRSVENYGIFIELAPNLAGLAEYRDGVSPGQTASVFIKSIIPSKHKIKLVIVEIIEDEKPAPHNNYYISEGNISGFDYFS, from the coding sequence ATGGATAATTGTTTTTACCCTGAAGGCGTATTATTAAAATCTCCAAGCAATATTAAGACAATCGCTTCGCAGGAAAGACTGAGGCAGGCTGTTACAGAGGAAACAATTTTAGAAGCGCGTGCGCGTATGTGCGATGATTCTTTCAGACTTATTTTCGATATAGGCGGAAGGCGAGGTATAATGGAACCCTCGGAATCAGCTTTTACGCAGGACGGATTCCCGCCAAAGGATATAGCTATTATTACCCGCGTTGCAAAACCCGTGAGCTTTGTTATAAAAGAAATCGGCACGGAAAACGGAGAACCTGTATATTTCCTTTCCCGTCGAAGAGCTCAGGAGCTGTGTCTTGATAATTATCTTGACAATTTATGCGATGGCGATATTGTTGACGCCCGAGTTACTCATTTTGAACCGTTCGGATGCTTCTGTGATATCGGATGCGGTATAGTCTCGTTATTGGGCATCGATTGTATATCAGTATCGCGTATATCTCACCCCAGGGACAGATTTTTTATCGGTGAATACATCCGCGCCGCTGTGAAATGCCGCGATGAAATTTTATTTGGGAAACGCGGACGCATTGCTTTGACGCACAAGGAGCTACTCGGTACATGGAATGAAAATGTATCGTTGTTCAAAGCCGGAGAAACTGTTCCCGGCATAGTGCGGAGCGTAGAAAACTACGGCATATTCATTGAGCTGGCACCGAATCTTGCCGGCCTGGCCGAATACCGTGACGGCGTTTCGCCCGGGCAGACGGCTTCTGTATTTATAAAAAGCATTATTCCTTCAAAACATAAGATCAAGCTGGTAATAGTTGAAATAATCGAAGATGAAAAGCCTGCCCCACATAATAATTATTACATATCAGAAGGAAACATTTCAGGTTTTGATTATTTTTCATAG
- a CDS encoding phosphodiester glycosidase family protein, translated as MKLFSKNARTIICASVLCAGMLVSCGTSDIAAGLKTESSATEVSVNQNSLSGSLIYKYASVEEPVISSVPSDSFSDKAAVAAMSCGSDEVPTPGVFKEEVAKLPEKASTSVPSGESDTSVKKTTVNETVKANVNLWLRSDWTSSASLLAILYKSETAVRIAVYSNGWSGLKADGKEVFVQTKYLTKISENSDDQVTKTAVNETVKVLTNVWLRSDMTLEPTKITVLHQGETIKRITVYSNGWSGLSYKGTEVFVKTIFLEKYVAIDTSVKTEKTASSGTDNNISVKEADKEETKPEETVTKSEVNEKVYAKTNVYIRSDKSTNPVYYSILNTGESITRIAIYSDGWSGVLYNDKECYILSKNLTTEKISNGHWEYAREGLSINIDKVVENGIVYFVAQVYTANPGDDINTMLAGGSYSKCFNTKEKTSTMANKADAIFAVNGDAVGFRPSGRYRNPIVIRNGQILYDKNSLLCEMTAITDDGRMLFFREGVDNITAQQMIDMGVTDLFWFEGAVVRNGVDVYGDNLFTWKNPQTAFGQKDPNNWIFIVVDGRGSNGSRGVCYAGMADLMIKYGAVNAGLLDGGGSTEMWFNGMVLNKPSDGGERSLSDIVYIKK; from the coding sequence ATGAAATTATTTTCAAAAAATGCGCGCACCATAATATGTGCATCCGTTTTATGCGCCGGAATGCTTGTAAGCTGCGGTACTTCAGATATTGCTGCAGGTTTAAAAACGGAATCATCCGCAACAGAAGTTTCAGTAAATCAAAACTCTTTATCAGGTTCTCTGATTTATAAATACGCAAGCGTTGAAGAACCTGTAATTTCATCTGTTCCGTCCGATTCCTTTTCCGATAAAGCTGCGGTCGCCGCGATGTCTTGCGGCTCTGATGAAGTTCCGACTCCAGGAGTATTCAAAGAGGAAGTGGCAAAGCTTCCTGAAAAGGCAAGTACTTCAGTTCCATCCGGTGAATCGGATACATCTGTGAAAAAAACAACCGTAAATGAAACTGTAAAGGCAAATGTGAACCTTTGGCTGCGTTCTGATTGGACCTCGTCTGCGTCTTTGCTTGCTATATTATATAAAAGTGAAACAGCGGTAAGAATTGCCGTTTATTCAAACGGCTGGAGTGGCTTGAAAGCAGACGGTAAAGAAGTTTTTGTACAGACAAAATATCTTACAAAGATATCGGAAAACTCCGACGATCAGGTTACAAAAACTGCGGTAAATGAAACTGTAAAGGTGCTCACAAATGTATGGCTGCGTTCGGATATGACGCTTGAGCCTACTAAGATTACGGTTTTACATCAAGGGGAAACAATAAAAAGAATAACAGTATATTCGAATGGTTGGAGTGGTCTTTCATATAAAGGAACGGAAGTTTTCGTTAAAACTATATTCCTTGAAAAGTATGTAGCTATTGATACATCTGTTAAAACAGAAAAAACCGCTTCTTCCGGAACCGATAATAATATTTCTGTTAAGGAAGCCGACAAGGAAGAAACAAAACCGGAGGAAACTGTTACAAAATCAGAAGTAAATGAAAAGGTATACGCAAAAACGAACGTGTATATCCGTTCGGATAAATCTACGAATCCGGTTTATTATAGCATATTAAACACAGGTGAGAGTATAACGAGAATCGCGATATACTCCGACGGCTGGAGCGGTGTTTTATATAATGACAAAGAATGCTATATATTGTCGAAAAACCTTACGACAGAGAAAATATCAAACGGTCATTGGGAATATGCGCGTGAGGGACTTTCAATAAACATTGATAAAGTTGTCGAAAACGGAATTGTATATTTTGTTGCTCAGGTGTATACAGCAAATCCCGGTGATGATATAAATACAATGCTTGCCGGTGGCTCATACTCAAAGTGTTTTAATACTAAAGAAAAAACAAGCACAATGGCTAATAAAGCGGATGCAATATTTGCCGTAAACGGAGACGCGGTGGGCTTCAGACCGAGCGGAAGATATCGCAATCCGATAGTAATAAGAAACGGTCAGATTTTATACGATAAAAACAGCCTGCTTTGCGAAATGACAGCGATAACCGATGATGGAAGAATGCTGTTTTTCCGCGAAGGAGTAGATAATATAACCGCACAGCAAATGATAGATATGGGTGTCACCGATCTCTTCTGGTTTGAGGGAGCGGTGGTGAGAAATGGTGTCGATGTTTACGGAGACAACCTGTTCACATGGAAAAATCCTCAGACGGCATTTGGTCAGAAGGATCCGAACAACTGGATATTCATTGTGGTTGACGGACGCGGCTCAAATGGCAGCAGAGGTGTATGTTATGCGGGAATGGCTGATCTGATGATAAAATACGGCGCCGTTAACGCGGGACTGCTCGATGGCGGAGGAAGCACAGAAATGTGGTTCAACGGAATGGTACTCAACAAGCCGTCTGACGGCGGAGAGAGAAGCCTTTCCGATATAGTATACATAAAGAAATAA
- a CDS encoding M15 family metallopeptidase yields the protein MRIRIRIIFVIFAVLFETFFFSACQQTVKQSLNDCLAFDKTISPLDDLSFIQPDTNTSTLSTYESDIAVEKEYIDYLYSGGEFELPINGASGYASVSLNIYEDTSIDSAVLGSLISGQAFEILNEFGEWWQINTDTVTGWVMRKYCFINLPDIIPSIIYNIDNASASEMKSSGKDIPNITGKKLYDAYSYNQRLGREEYIVPVLYPMALKICAAQQAALAEGNTIIIYEGFRPYDVQQLVVSGLNQLAAADADVNAGINTPPWSMGWFMARGVSNHQKGYAIDAGLGKVINKVTAITGDYIYSHIESYQEYEMPTNIHELSSASVIFENPIISSSDTEWRKAILSDKINEPALLLQKYCTEAGMTPLASEWWHFNDLESAEITKQSLNTGNYYLYDVKSQIPVS from the coding sequence ATGAGAATAAGAATAAGGATAATTTTTGTAATATTTGCGGTATTATTTGAAACATTCTTTTTTTCCGCTTGTCAGCAAACAGTAAAACAATCCCTAAACGATTGTTTAGCTTTCGATAAAACAATCTCTCCGCTTGATGATTTAAGTTTCATTCAACCGGATACAAATACATCAACTTTATCAACATACGAAAGCGATATAGCGGTGGAAAAAGAATATATTGATTATTTGTATTCTGGAGGAGAATTTGAATTACCGATAAACGGGGCAAGTGGATACGCGTCTGTCAGTTTGAATATTTATGAAGATACATCCATCGATTCAGCAGTTCTCGGTTCATTGATCTCCGGTCAGGCGTTTGAAATTTTAAACGAATTTGGCGAATGGTGGCAAATTAATACCGATACCGTAACCGGATGGGTTATGCGCAAGTATTGCTTTATTAATTTACCTGATATAATACCATCCATTATTTACAATATTGATAATGCTTCTGCGTCTGAAATGAAATCATCGGGAAAGGATATTCCGAATATTACCGGAAAAAAGCTTTATGATGCCTATAGCTATAATCAAAGGTTAGGCAGAGAAGAATATATCGTTCCTGTTCTTTATCCAATGGCTTTAAAAATCTGTGCAGCACAGCAAGCGGCGCTGGCAGAAGGAAATACAATAATAATTTATGAAGGTTTCCGTCCCTATGATGTTCAGCAGCTGGTTGTTTCCGGTCTGAATCAGTTGGCGGCTGCAGATGCAGATGTCAATGCAGGAATCAATACCCCGCCTTGGTCAATGGGTTGGTTTATGGCAAGGGGGGTCTCCAATCATCAGAAAGGGTATGCCATTGATGCCGGTCTTGGCAAAGTAATAAATAAAGTAACCGCTATTACGGGCGATTATATATATTCGCATATCGAATCCTATCAGGAATATGAAATGCCGACAAACATTCATGAATTAAGCTCCGCATCTGTCATTTTTGAAAATCCCATAATATCCAGTTCTGACACAGAATGGAGAAAAGCAATACTATCCGACAAAATAAATGAACCCGCTTTGCTGTTGCAGAAATATTGCACCGAAGCGGGAATGACACCATTAGCTTCAGAATGGTGGCACTTCAATGATTTGGAAAGCGCTGAAATTACGAAGCAAAGTTTAAACACCGGTAATTATTATTTATATGATGTGAAAAGCCAAATACCGGTATCCTGA
- a CDS encoding TraX family protein — protein MKKWSFNSNQLKIIAIIAMFFDHVVTGFISHNTLIGLILHIPGRIAAPIMCYMIAEGYHHTSNIKKYITRLLIFAVISHLPYNLYFGFKFFQATSIIWGLALGLIALTAVKSDRLHFVVKLFVLALCCALSVTANWNYVAVLWIVVFGLFYGDFKKQMLGFCTVGVICHLIPTYINFGPSHKGYPHWYQLGIFLAIPVLALYNGERGKKSKFITWFFYIFYPVHLIMLYLIKLLIPYISNLLG, from the coding sequence ATGAAAAAATGGAGTTTTAACTCTAACCAATTAAAAATCATAGCTATTATTGCTATGTTCTTCGATCATGTTGTCACCGGCTTTATATCACACAATACTCTGATCGGGCTTATTCTTCATATTCCCGGACGTATTGCCGCTCCGATAATGTGTTATATGATAGCCGAAGGTTATCATCACACTTCAAACATAAAGAAATATATCACACGTCTTCTGATATTTGCCGTTATATCGCATTTGCCATACAATTTATACTTCGGTTTTAAATTCTTTCAAGCCACCAGTATAATATGGGGACTTGCGCTTGGATTAATTGCACTTACCGCAGTTAAGAGTGATAGGCTTCACTTTGTTGTAAAATTATTTGTTTTAGCCTTGTGCTGTGCTTTATCTGTTACCGCAAACTGGAATTACGTTGCCGTACTTTGGATTGTTGTATTTGGTCTGTTCTACGGTGACTTCAAAAAACAAATGCTCGGATTTTGTACAGTTGGAGTTATCTGTCATCTCATTCCTACATATATAAATTTCGGACCGTCTCACAAGGGATATCCTCATTGGTATCAGCTTGGTATTTTCCTTGCCATTCCGGTTTTAGCGTTGTATAATGGTGAGCGAGGAAAGAAATCTAAGTTCATTACATGGTTCTTTTATATTTTCTATCCTGTACATCTTATAATGCTATATCTGATTAAACTGTTGATCCCATATATTTCTAATCTTTTGGGGTAG